The sequence below is a genomic window from Ignavibacteriales bacterium.
TCTTTTATTGCAGTACGAAAGCGAATGATTGACATTGCGCCAACAAGTCCAAAAGCACGAGCCAGGTTATTCCCTATAACCATAATAACAAGGGAAGTAATCATCGACAGAATTATCAGTGAATTGATAAATGAAAAAGAATAACCGGGACCGCGATATGTTATCCTGTAAAAGAATGAAATGAGTAATCCGCAGATAAAGGCAACAACAAGATTCTGCAGTACCTCGCCAATAGTGATAGAAACATTTAAAATATTTTGAAAGTCATCCAGCATTTTTTACAAAGTCTTTCCTGTAATTCGAACCGATCCTGATGTTAGGATCAGAAAGCAGTAATTTTTTATTTTCGATAAACATTTTTATTTCATCATGATTTTCAGAGCAAATAGTATACTTTGAAACAGCCTTCCTTTGGAAACCAAAATTTCCGACAATTTTCCTTAACCAGGTCGGGTAGCCGTGATAGAATTTTATTTCAAGAACAAAATAACCGTGCATTGCCGATTTAAGACTTGCATCATTATATATATCGTCAACAGTAGGGAATGGTAATGATCTAAGATTTTTGTCAAAGGTTATTCGAAGAGTGCTATCAAACTTTGAAAAGTATGCTTCGCGGTCATAAACAACCAGCACTACAGGAATTGAAAACTTATTTCTGTAGTGAAAGAAAAATTTTGCGGCATCATCTTCAGTAGTAAGATACCCGCGTTTCTTCAAAAGCAAATCTGTGTAATCAATCCTGGTTAAAACTTCTTCAAGATTTACATAAAGAAGCGGCGCCCTGTTTTTTGAAATGTGGTTTTCATATTTACGTTTTACTTCAAGAAAAACCAGGTTATCCGGTTTAGCTTCATTGTATGCTCTTACTCTTAACTTTTTCCTGATCTTTAATCCTTCAATCTTATCACGGTAGTCATCAAGATTAGGCGAATCATAATAAATACTTCTGACTGTATATTCCTGTTTAGTTCTTCCTTCCGCATATTCATCAACCCTGAAGAACGGAGATATTGCGTTGCGAAATTCCTCGAGTTTATCACTTGCCACAAGGTACTTATATTCATATCTCATCGGCTTCATATCAGTTCACCAATCTTTCCCACACTATCTTTACATACTCATAAGCAGAGAAACTTCCAAGATTCACATAACAATCAACCATCAATCCCGGTAAAAGCTGATTAAGATCACCTTCAATTTTTGAAGTGCCGATAACAATCTGCGCACCATTCAGCAATCTTACTTTATTATCTATCGAGAGCAACTCACCTGACAGTTCCAGTTTATTGCTGTTAAGATAAACATCAAACGGAAGCGGCAGGTTTAAATATTTTTTTTCAAGTATGTTAACCGGGATAATTATTGTGAATGAAGAGATATCGTTCAATACCAACAGCGTATCATTATTTGTATGCCTGCCTATTGTTCCGTTTATCGGTGAAAGAAGTGTAAAGCCTTTAAATCTTTTTTCAAGAACAGATAATTCTTTTTCCAGAGCGCTTACCTGTGCATTGAAATAATTTATCAGTTCAGGTTTTGAACCGGTTTCAACTGACTCAAGAGTAGCTCTGCTTATCTTAATATTTATTTCATTTAGTTCCGCCGTACCTTGGGCTATCTCGTATTCTTCCTGGGAAACTAATCCTCGTTCGTATAAAGATTTTAACCTGCTAAGAATTTTTTTATGCTCTTCAGCCTGTCTTATTGCAAAGTTTAATCTTTCGGTTTCCTGTTCAATGAGCGCCTGTTTTTCTCCTGAAAGATTTATTGACAAAGATGCACGTGTTGATGCTACCTGACCTTTGAGATTGACTATTTGCCTGTCAATTTCATTTGAATAAACCGAAGCGACAGTATCCCCGGCATTTAAATACGCACCAGCTTTAATACCGGGAGTAAAATTAAATTGAACTGCATCTCCTCTGTCAAACTGTGTAACGGAGTATGATTCGTTAATGCCTGTAAGATTATCTGTCAGCACAGTTGTAACCCGGGCATCGGTACCTTTGTATATCGTCCACTCTTTAACGGGAAGTACTTTGCCCTGAAGATGTATCTTGTAACTAAATTTAAATGGCAGAATAAAAATCAATAAAATTAGTATGATAATTACACTCGAAATTATCAGAGTTTTGTTAGATCTAAGTGTTAACATTTTCTAACGCTGCGGTTCCTTGATTAGATTTCCCCGAACTGTTTGTGTTCGTGTGAAGTAAAAAATTAGTTTGTCCGAATATCCTTAGCATATTTTAACCATTAGACGTCTGTGTTATCTGTTTCCTTCGACATTCATCGTCTGAAAGACAGTAAAATTTATTATCATTTTACTCTCAATATTCGTGCAACAAAAAGGGAAGAAAACAATTTGTGTTTTCTTCCCTCCATATATTCCCAGCCCAAAATTCGCTTAAATTATCGACTATTTCAATACAAATTGCGCAGTTAACTGTTCTACTGTCACTTTAAATTCTCCCAGTTCAGTAATGCGCTTATTATCTCTCCCGATAAAAGACAACTGTTCCGGTTTGATAGTAAATTCAACTACCTTGCTTTCACCCGGTTCAAGATAGATTTTTTCAAATCCTTTCAACTGTTTTACCGGCCTTGATACTGATCCAACTATGTCGGTAAGATAAAGCTGCACAACTTCTTTACCGGAACGTTTTCCTGTATTGGTTACTTTAACTTTTACTTTTACGTCTTCGCCTTTTTTGTTTGAACTTTTATCAAGTGAAAGATCAGAATATGAAAAAGTTGTATAACTTAAACCGTAACCGAAACTCCACTGAGGATTAAAAACATTCGCATCAAAAACTTCAAGAGGTTTGTAATCATAAGGTGTATAAGCGTTAGGGTAGCGAGGATAAGTAACAGGCAATTTGGCACTTGGATTTTCATCACCAAAAATTAAATCTGCAATCGCGTAACCGCCTTCCATTCCGGGAAGGAATCCAACAAGTACTGCTTTTGTTCCGTCAACAATTGAATTGATCAGTCTTGGTCTTCCCTGAAGCATAACCAACACAACAGGTTTACCGGTTTTGATCAATGCTTCAGCAAGATTTAATTGTGCTTTATCAAGTGTAAGATCATTTATGTTACCGGGAGTTTCACAATATGCAGGTTCACCAAGGCATAAAATAATCGCATCAATATTTTTTGCAGCATCAACAGCGGCTTTAATATTTTTTTCTTCTGTGAATGTTGAACCCTCAACATAAACAACTTTATCATTGCCGATTTCTTCTCTTACAGCTTCAACAACTGTAAACTTTTCCTGCGGATAAAGTGATTCTTCATTACCCTGCCAGGTAATTGTCCATCCTCCGTTCATAACAGAAAGCATATTTGCTGCAGGTCCGGTTACAAGCACTTTTTTATTCTTCTGAAGCGGGAGAAAATCATTTTCATTTTTTACAAGCGTAATGGATTCAGTTGCAGCCCGGAGATTTATCTTTGTGAATTCTTCAACGGGTAATTTATCTTTCATCGTTTTATCAGGATATGGATTTTCGAACAATCCAAGCTGCATCTTTACTTTTAGAATCCTGCTTACCGCTTCATCAATTCGTTTCATCGGTACGGCACCTTCTTTAACAAGTTCAAGAAGATGTTCATAGAAACTGAAATTATACGGAACCATGCTCATATCAACACCAGCCATAACAGACATACGTACAGCATCCTTCGGCGAGTAAGCAACTTTATCTCTTGTGTATAATCGAACAATATCTTCCCAGTCTGAAACTACAAAACCATCGAACTTAAGTTCACCTCTTAAAACTTCTGTTAAAAGGTGATAATCGGAGTGAACAGGAATTCCATCAACTTCACCGGAATTAACCATCACAGTGGGAGCGCCTGCTTTTATTCCTTCTTCAAATGTCGGAAGAAAATATTCCCTTAACATTCTTTCAGAAATCCATGCTGGAGTTCTGTCTTTTCCGTTTATCGGGAATCCATAGCCGACAAAATGTTTTAAACAAGTTGCGACTTTATCAGGTGCGCCATAGTTATTTCCTTGTGCACCTTCGATATAACTTCTGCCAATCTCTGAAGCGAGATAAACATCTTCGCCAAAAGTTTCCCATAACCTTGGCCACAAAGGCTGTCTTCCGATATCCATAACAGGATAAAAGTTCCATGGAATTCCCGATGCTCTTACTTCGAGTGATGTTATCTCACCTGACTTTTTCATCAACTCCCTGTTGAATGATGCAGCCATATTTATTGCCTGCGGAAAGAGTGTTGAGTTCTTTGTATATGTTGCACCGTGAATTGCATCTATACCATACATCACCGGAATTTTTAAATGTGTGTTTTTTGTTGCAACATCCTGAATCTTAGTTATTACTTCGTGCCAGTATTCGTAAGAGTGAGCTTTATCATAAACATTAAGAATTGAACCTACGTGATATTTTGTAATTGCTTCTTCAAGTTTTGCAAGATCAAGTTCATGCTCGGTAGTTTTTGTGCCCTGTGTCTTTGAGACAGTCTGAATAGTAACCTGAGTCATCTGACCGACTTTTTCTTCGAGTGTCATTTTTGATAAAAGGTCATTTACTTTTTTATCAATCATTTGTTTATCACTTTGTTGAGGATCGATTTTCCATCCCACAGAAAAAGTAAAGATAAAAATAACTGCTGTAATCAAACGGAATAACTTCATGATTTTCCTGCGATGATTTTTTGAATTAATATTTAGTTAAGCAGAACCAGTTTTTTTGTCTGAGATATTTCTCTTCCGGTGAAATAATAAAAATAAACGCCGGAACTGACCGGCTGATTTGTATCCGTTAATCCATTCCATACAAAATGATTTTCACCGGAATCTATCGAACCGATATTTTCAGAATAGATCTTATTACCCAGCACATCGAAAATATTGAATGTCAGTTCGTCTGTGTAAGGCAGGTAATATTTAATTATGGTTGTCCCGTTAAACGGGTTAGGATAGTTTTGTTCAACACGGAATTCTTTAGGCTGAAATATCTCTTCATCATTAATTCCTGTTGATATATTTTCTATCACAATTCCATTTATCAAAGCGTTATCAATTTCATTACCGAAAAATATTTCGAGTTCTTCATCAGTTACGGTCACTGAATTTACAACCAGTTCATAGGCAGCATTCTTTCCGACCAACTGGTAAAGGTCGACATTATCCGCAACCTGGTTTCCTTCGATATAAATATCAAAAACTCTCTTGCCTGCTTCATTAAAGTATGTCTCAGCCATCATTAATTTTACACGATGTTCACCGTTGGGTACTCTGATTTTATAAGTGACCAACCCGTACCTGTCGGTATTGTAAATCACATCTTCATCGGTTCCGCTTATCGGAGCTGAGTTCTGTGCGCCTGTTCCATCCAGATAACCATACTCTTTATCAATTCCATATTCCTGGTCAGCAAGGTAGCCAAGTGAAGCAGTACCTCCGACATTTATTTTAACCGGAAATGACAGCGCTGAAGGATGTATAAGTATTTTTGCCATTGGCTGCATTGTATTAGGCTGCGGTGCTCTGTCTTTAACACCCATTACAATACAATTATACTGCGTTGAAGGATCTATCCCTGAAGTAACCAGTTCTACAGTTTTAAGATTTTCAAGGAGAGTTGCAGATTGTACTGTAACATTGGGAATGATGTAGTTCCCTGTATTCTCGGCTGTTGTTTCATCTACTTCTTCTGTGAAAAGGATTTTTACTTTATTGCCGGAAGCTCGTGCCCATAAAAATTTAGGCGGAGTTATATCAACAAATCCCGTGTTGGTATTATTTGTAAGGCACAGGATCATTTTACCATCCTGAAAAACTATGTTTGCAGGTAGAAAGTCACATTGATTCCCGTTAAAAGTATGCGTGGCTTTATCCCAGCGAACCTGGTCCCATGAATCAAGATTATCAGTCCATGAATGTGTAAAATTATTTCCTGTACCATAGTTGCCTGAACCCGGTGTGTACGAATAATAACTTACCCAGTCGTAGTACGCAAAAGCGGGAAGTACATCCGGATTCCATGTTCCAACCCAGCTTGAGTATATCGGGTTCCAGACATTCATCATGATTTTTTGAGGAAGGTTTAATCCTTCAATATGAGGTCCTGTTTGCCTGTGGACTTCAACCCCGTCTATAAACCATGCAACATAAGTGGGAGTCCATTCAAATGCGTAAGTGTGGTAATCAAGGTGCGGATTAAAATTTACAAGCTGATGACGGACATGATTTACCTGTCCGCGTGTGATTGGATTAAGTTGCACATCATTTTCATACCGTCCGAGGATTTCAAAATCTATTTCATTCCAGTCATTAACATTTGTCTGTTCGTGATAAGTAAAAAATGTTGCGAGCACACCTTCTTTATTTATCGATTTATAGTTAGCCTCAAACCTTCCGTATGTGTATGCGGCTTTTGTTCTGTACTCAGCACCTTTATAATCTTTACTAATTGTTTGTGAGATGAGACAGGTGATGAGAATTAACAAGAGCGGTAATTTTCTATTCATTCCAACCCTCTCTTAATAAATTCAAAAAATCAACCGACCAAAACCTGTCTGCCGTACGGTCAGGATTTTTGTACAGCAAGACAGATTTCAATCGTCATTCATTAACAGTATTTAGAAGGAAATTCCTACAGTGAATTTCTGTATATCACTCAGTCTTCCGAAATCCTGGTAAGCGTAATCAAGCTTTAAAGCAATGTTACCAAGGAAAAATTGTTTTAATCCGAAACCAAGTGAAAATGATTCTTCAGAATCTTCAAGGAACATGGACTTGTAACCGCCTCTGAACGCTATGAAGTCCTTAAACACATACTCGGCACCTATATTTACACTTTCATAATCATCATTCGGATGCGCGGCATCAACTGCAACTGTAATTTTATGCTCATCTGTAAATACAGGATTGTATGCCACACCAACACGGAAGTTTAATGGAAGCGCCCACTGACCTGTTTCCAGGTAAGCAGGAATGCGTCCGTTATTTCCAGTGCTTTGAAGATTCAGATCATGAAGAACAAGATTTGAGTTACCAAGTAACTGCATCTTTGTTCCGAAATTTGAAATTGACATTGCGAGTATCATCCCGTCAAAAGGAGTTTTATACTGAATGCCGAGATCAAGTGCAAACGCTGTAGCACTCATTCTCCAGATACTTTGATGTATGAACTTCGGGTTAAAGCCTATTGAAAAATTATCAGTAAGATTAATTGCGTAAGCTATACTGAAAGCCGCATCTGTCGCAGTAAATGTTTCGCCTGTTCCATTCGGTTCATCGACAGTAGTTACTTTCATCTCACCTATATCGGAAGTAGTAAAACTAACTCCAACCGTACCCATATCACCAAGATTGTAAGTCGCGGCTATAAAGTTATACTTGATATCCGCAATCCAGTTTGTGTGATCGAACATAACATTTATACCCGGCAGTTTGGCTATACCTGATGGGTTCCAGTACATAGCGCTTGCATCATCAGAAACACCGACAAATGCACTTCCCATTGAAATTGCTCTTGCGCTTTGTCCAATATTAAGGAATGGAGCCGCAGTTGTTCCTTTCTTTGAAACGTTTGTTACAAACTGTGCAAGTATAACCGGGCTCACGAGGAGTAAAGCGACGATAGTAAATAATAATTTTCTTTTCATTGTTTTCTCCTCTATTTGATTACCGCAAATTTGCCAATGTGTTCACCAACTCCCGGTGCATCAACGTGATATATGTACACACCGTAAGCTATATCCATTCCGTCTTCTGTAACAAGGTTCCATGATAAAGAACCGTCATCCATCGGGGAATCCTTTTCAAGTGTTTTAACCAGAGCGCCTGTGATTGTATAAATCCTTACAACACATTTAGGAGGCAGATTGATGAAATCAATTTTTCTTTCTCCTCTTCCTGTTGAGTTAAGATTTCTTCTTTCCCATTCCGCAGCTCCAAGGTAAGGATTAGGAACAACACCGATTCTTCCCATCTGATTATTTGCCTGGTTAGGATCAAAGCCAACCGGTTTGGTGGAGTATCTGAAATAATCATCCGTGTTGAATTGTTTACTTGTTGTTATCTGGAATTTATCCCCGGCAACAGGCGGAGTAGGGTCAATGAAGAAAGGCGGCAGGTAGGAAACTACCCATGCTATCCTTGCATTGGCTGTGGTTTTAGGAAGCGCAATAAATTCAACTATCCATATTGAATCACCCGGTGTGAATGAAGCTGAATTATCCGCATCCCTTAAACCGGAGTTAACATAAAGTCCTGTTGTTTTATTTAGTATCTTAAACGGAACAGGAGTTCTCGGCGGGAAAAATGTTGTATCAACAAATGTATCTGAGAACTGAATTTCATAATCAGAAGGCCAGGGAACGGCTCTTATTGTTTTATCTTCAACAACATCCAAAATAAAGTTGCTGCTTCCAACCAGCCATCCGGTTAGTGAATCAATAACAGCAACAGTATCATTTTTTACTGACACCGACATGCCGTCAAACGGAGGACTAAAAATTGTCGGGCCGATGTTAGTTGAATCTATATTTCTCTCAAGCGTATCAACTGCTCCGCCGAAAGTTCTGATTATTGAATAGGACTGAGTATTATATCTCGGATAGTCGGTCGATGCTTTAAATTTAATCTCGTAAACTGCACCATCCATCAATGCTGAAGGATTAAGAATGTTAACGGTCAGATCACCGGTTCCCATTCCTGTCGGAGTTTTTGTATCACCAATAATTTCGGGAGGAACATAACCGGCAACAGGTGCGTTTGGTGTAACTACCGCACAGTTTATATCAATGAATGTAACTGTACCGGCAAAATCCTCTGAAATAATTTTTGTACACTCTGAAGGCTGAAGCCCTGTAGTTCCATAATCCGGATCGCCCATATCATAAGAAACCATTGCGTAATAGTACCGCTGACCGTTATTAACATCAGTATCAATATATGAATGCTGCAATCCTGTATTACTTCCGCGCCAGAATCTTGCACCGTTAATACCTACCGGGTCAGGTCCTTGTATTGAATCAACAAGGTCATATTGAACGATAGGCTTGTAATACTTCGGGTCACCTTTAGAGTCAGTTATAATTTTTATGTCGTTGAATTCCGCTTCAGTGCTTCGGTATAAAAGATATCCTTCAAAATCTTTTTTATATCCTTTTGTCGGATCATTATCTTCATAACCTAAGAACTGGTCGCGTGATTCTTCGGCGACTTTATCCCAGTATAAAAATACTTTTCCATCTCCCGGTACAGCAGTCAGAGTAGGTTTATAAGGAGGTTTGGAAAAATTATAATTTGCATTATAAATATTCTGTACAGTTTCTTTGTTAAAAATAATATCATCAAGATTATTACCGAACAACAAACACATTGAGAATCTTTCTCTTTTTCCCTGGTTTAAAGGAAAAGGACCTGACGCAAATACCATACTTATGTTTGCGTTCTGCAATGAAGTATCGAATGTACCTGCCAGCATTTTTAGCCACATTGTTTCATCGTCTTTAGGCCAGCCGCCGCCTGTACCGCCGTCGCCTAACCTGTAAATTGAAACTGCGGTTAAACCAATCTGGTCTGATTCATCTTTGTCTGTCTTATCAAAGTTTGGTTCGCCGTCTGTTTTTAATCCATCGCCTTCACCTTCATCAGGACCTTCATACTGAAGATCAAATGGACCAACACCATCACGACCTACGTCATTATTCAACGGTTCATTTTCATCTGCGTCCCAAACTCCGTTTCCATTTATATCGGCAAATCCAACCCAGTCGTTATCATTATCAATTCCGTCATCACGGCGTTCATCAATAAGTCCGTCATCATCATCATCAATTCCGTTAAGTGCGTTACCCGGACTTTCAAGATATGCATAACCGTAATAACCGGTTATCCAGTCCCCGGGAACACCAAGTCCGTTTGTGTCGTAGCAGTATGCAAGATCTAATGAAAGGTCGAAAGATGCATTGTCATCACCAGAGTCATCAGTTCCGCCCACACCACAGTCAGTATAAAAACCAAAAGCAGTTTTGTCATAATTAAAGTCTGAGATGTTGACAATATCATAGTGCCAGAAAATTATATCTTCAGCAAGAACATGAGACCACTGGAAACCGCGGACTTCAACTCTTAATCCCAATCCTCCCCTGTTGTGATCGCTGGCTATAGGATAATAGTTGTAAGGTGCACGGGTAAACTCTTCATCTTTTGAATCATCCATTACAAAGAATGTTTCGAAGTCCGAATTATTAACACCGCGTCCAAAGTAACCATACCAGAACCCGTTCCAATCGGGTGTAAGATCCAACGCGGCTGGCCATTCTGCTGGCCATGTGTGCGGGTTTGTGTTGATTGCCGGAGAAGGTTTTTCTTTCGGGTATTCCTGAACCTGGTTCTGATTAAAATATCCCGGAACAGGTTCGAGTCCCCATTTTGTTAAACCGATAGGCGGATTAGGATCCATCCATTCTCTGTAAGAAGTTTCAAGCGGATGAACTGTTTGTCCGTTACCCGGCGTAACAACCTCTGAAGCGATTAATACAGCAACTCCGTCAAGATAGGAATGACCTGTACCTTTAGGCCATTCACCTGAAGGCTGGAACTGCCATTTTGCAACTTCGCCGTTATTATAAAATAAAGTTCTTACAAGGTTGCCATCCATCGTGCCTTCGCGGCGGTACTGGATATCACCCTTGGGTTCATTTCTATACTTAATTACCTGAGGATCCTGTGCCTGAGCCAGTACAGGAATCAGCATCAGTAGTATCGTAGCTATTTTCTTAAACATTAATTTTTTCCTCCAATTAGAATATCCTTAAAAACCGAATCCGAATCCCAGCCTGATTTCACGGGGTGTGGAATACATTGCAGGATTGTTTATGTATTGTTCAAACGTATTTATTCCGAATATCGCGCCTGCTTCTTTAACATTTAGATCAGCATTTGCGCGACCGGTGCTTGCATAAACATCATTTTCATTTTTAATATCAAGAACATTATAAACAAGCAAAAACACGTTCAGATCAATCGCACCAACTTTAAATACTTTTTCTGCGCGAAGATCAAGATTTAAAAATGAAGGTTTGATTCCACCGTTTTCGAATCTCACACCGTTTGATCTTTTAGGATCTTCGGTATAAGGCCAGCCTGAACCATATTGAAATATAAAGCCCGCGTTCCAGTCACCCGGTTCACCAACGTTGAATGAAAGGTTTAAAGTTGATCTCTGATCCCAGTTCAACGGTACAACTGCTTTTGCATCTTCAACCGGTGGATCAGTCTGATTATTATTATAAACTGCAAAAGGATCGCTTGCATTTCCTTCGGCGATCTGGAATGTATAATCTACTTTTGCGCTGAAATAATCTGCAAATCTTTTATCAAGTGTAACTGTAAACCCTCTTACGTTTCCGTAGTCACGGTTTACAAATCTTGCATATTTAAATCCTTCATAAGTATTTATGATTTCCATTCCAAGAAGGTTGCGGATATCTCTGTAGTAAACTGCAAAGTTTAAAACAAGATTCGGGAAAAGAACCTGCTGCAGACCTATTTCATATTGAACTGTTTTTTCGGCTTTAAGATCCGGGTTACCCATAATTGATGAAACTGATGCCGTGGGATTTATGAGGAAATCTGAATTCCTGTAAAGATTTTCGAAATTAGGAATTTTGAAAAAGTGTCCGTATGAAAACCTGATAATTCCCTGATCTGTTATCGGGAATGATGCGCCAAGCCTTGGACTTATCTGGAACTTAGCCTCAGCTTTTTCAAACTGGCTTGCGCCGGGATATAACGGATTGTTTGTAACGTTACGCAGATCAACCGGTTGATTAGAATTCGGCTGGAAGTAATCGAGTCTTACGCCAGCATTGATGATCATTATGTCATATTCCATTTTGTCCTGCACATAAGCAGCAAACTCATAAGGCTTTTTATAGTATGATTCGTTGCCTTCTTCACCGGGATTACGGTAACCAAGAGTTACTATAGGGTTACCAAGTGTATCT
It includes:
- a CDS encoding family 16 glycosylhydrolase, whose translation is MNRKLPLLLILITCLISQTISKDYKGAEYRTKAAYTYGRFEANYKSINKEGVLATFFTYHEQTNVNDWNEIDFEILGRYENDVQLNPITRGQVNHVRHQLVNFNPHLDYHTYAFEWTPTYVAWFIDGVEVHRQTGPHIEGLNLPQKIMMNVWNPIYSSWVGTWNPDVLPAFAYYDWVSYYSYTPGSGNYGTGNNFTHSWTDNLDSWDQVRWDKATHTFNGNQCDFLPANIVFQDGKMILCLTNNTNTGFVDITPPKFLWARASGNKVKILFTEEVDETTAENTGNYIIPNVTVQSATLLENLKTVELVTSGIDPSTQYNCIVMGVKDRAPQPNTMQPMAKILIHPSALSFPVKINVGGTASLGYLADQEYGIDKEYGYLDGTGAQNSAPISGTDEDVIYNTDRYGLVTYKIRVPNGEHRVKLMMAETYFNEAGKRVFDIYIEGNQVADNVDLYQLVGKNAAYELVVNSVTVTDEELEIFFGNEIDNALINGIVIENISTGINDEEIFQPKEFRVEQNYPNPFNGTTIIKYYLPYTDELTFNIFDVLGNKIYSENIGSIDSGENHFVWNGLTDTNQPVSSGVYFYYFTGREISQTKKLVLLN
- a CDS encoding glycoside hydrolase family 3 C-terminal domain-containing protein; the encoded protein is MKLFRLITAVIFIFTFSVGWKIDPQQSDKQMIDKKVNDLLSKMTLEEKVGQMTQVTIQTVSKTQGTKTTEHELDLAKLEEAITKYHVGSILNVYDKAHSYEYWHEVITKIQDVATKNTHLKIPVMYGIDAIHGATYTKNSTLFPQAINMAASFNRELMKKSGEITSLEVRASGIPWNFYPVMDIGRQPLWPRLWETFGEDVYLASEIGRSYIEGAQGNNYGAPDKVATCLKHFVGYGFPINGKDRTPAWISERMLREYFLPTFEEGIKAGAPTVMVNSGEVDGIPVHSDYHLLTEVLRGELKFDGFVVSDWEDIVRLYTRDKVAYSPKDAVRMSVMAGVDMSMVPYNFSFYEHLLELVKEGAVPMKRIDEAVSRILKVKMQLGLFENPYPDKTMKDKLPVEEFTKINLRAATESITLVKNENDFLPLQKNKKVLVTGPAANMLSVMNGGWTITWQGNEESLYPQEKFTVVEAVREEIGNDKVVYVEGSTFTEEKNIKAAVDAAKNIDAIILCLGEPAYCETPGNINDLTLDKAQLNLAEALIKTGKPVVLVMLQGRPRLINSIVDGTKAVLVGFLPGMEGGYAIADLIFGDENPSAKLPVTYPRYPNAYTPYDYKPLEVFDANVFNPQWSFGYGLSYTTFSYSDLSLDKSSNKKGEDVKVKVKVTNTGKRSGKEVVQLYLTDIVGSVSRPVKQLKGFEKIYLEPGESKVVEFTIKPEQLSFIGRDNKRITELGEFKVTVEQLTAQFVLK
- a CDS encoding PorV/PorQ family protein, with the protein product MKRKLLFTIVALLLVSPVILAQFVTNVSKKGTTAAPFLNIGQSARAISMGSAFVGVSDDASAMYWNPSGIAKLPGINVMFDHTNWIADIKYNFIAATYNLGDMGTVGVSFTTSDIGEMKVTTVDEPNGTGETFTATDAAFSIAYAINLTDNFSIGFNPKFIHQSIWRMSATAFALDLGIQYKTPFDGMILAMSISNFGTKMQLLGNSNLVLHDLNLQSTGNNGRIPAYLETGQWALPLNFRVGVAYNPVFTDEHKITVAVDAAHPNDDYESVNIGAEYVFKDFIAFRGGYKSMFLEDSEESFSLGFGLKQFFLGNIALKLDYAYQDFGRLSDIQKFTVGISF
- a CDS encoding polyphosphate polymerase domain-containing protein; translation: MKPMRYEYKYLVASDKLEEFRNAISPFFRVDEYAEGRTKQEYTVRSIYYDSPNLDDYRDKIEGLKIRKKLRVRAYNEAKPDNLVFLEVKRKYENHISKNRAPLLYVNLEEVLTRIDYTDLLLKKRGYLTTEDDAAKFFFHYRNKFSIPVVLVVYDREAYFSKFDSTLRITFDKNLRSLPFPTVDDIYNDASLKSAMHGYFVLEIKFYHGYPTWLRKIVGNFGFQRKAVSKYTICSENHDEIKMFIENKKLLLSDPNIRIGSNYRKDFVKNAG